The sequence below is a genomic window from Cicer arietinum cultivar CDC Frontier isolate Library 1 chromosome 6, Cicar.CDCFrontier_v2.0, whole genome shotgun sequence.
AGGTAACATATCAATTCAATTGGTCACATTAATTTATTATCTCTACAATAACAACCACAATTTGTTATGTAGATGAATATCTAAtagtataattatatatttttgatgcAGAGAAAGTGGTTTTGCTTTAAACCGTAGAAGACAGAAAAGGATGTGTGTTCTGCTGCTTAAAAGATATATTGTGTGGTGATTCCTTTCAGTTTTCTTCTGAGTTGTTCTGAGGCCTCCTCTATTGCCAAACCACGGATTAGAcatgaaaaacaaaacaaataatcgTTGTAgtttctagttttttttttgttttgtttacttttgttttttctttgccACCTAATACATATCATGGATCTATCTAGCTACTTGTAATATCTTCCAGccaaaagtaataatatatatgtaaatagGTGAAACAATAACTTCGCTCTGCAAATACAGAAATCAGATATGTTGATTCTTAATACATTCTTCGTGTTTATGTGCTAATATTTTTGTCTATTCACATTTTTAGCTTTTGCCGTCTTTATGGGggtatcttttatttaaatttgaggaTTTTAAGTGGGATATAGTATGGTTGAATGAAGACAAAATGTGAACAGCAGGCAGCAGCATATTGCTGACCATGACTGATAATGGTGTGCATTGAGTGCTGCATAATTTATAcactatatataatataacagGGTTAGAATTGGTTGACACCATAgtgtcaaattttatattataatagcTCTGATAATTGTTAATTGTATATCAaccaatataatttaaataatttaatattaatctatATCTCTAGTATAGAAATTTTAGACTTACTCTATTAAGGATACTGTCCACAAGCTTCCTTACTTATTAGCATTAAATGCTCCttaagaaacaaacaaataataattaattaattcacagATTTGATCAATTTGAAATCAGGAAGGGAAGGGATAATACAGTCAATTTGTACAATATTTAGTTTGTGGTGGGGGGTTCTCTTAAGAATAAATAAGACGAATAGAATCTATTAAGGATACTGTCCACAAACTTCCTTACTTATTAGCATTAAATGCTCCttaagaaacaaacaaataataattaattaatttacagatTTGATATCTACTATATAAAGGAAACAATTTGAAATCAGGAAGGGAAGGGATAATACAATCAATTTGTACAATATTTAGTTTGTGGTGGGGGGTTCTCTTAAGAATAAATAAGACGAATAGAATCTAATTCATGCAATACACAGACAACTTCTTGCAAGAAAGAAACGAATGATGATAAATAGAGCGGATCTAAGAAGTTCTTTTGAATCTAACCACTCATCACCTAGTGACCAAATCCAGATTCAACATCCAAAAGATGAGTGGCTTCCTCTAACTGAATCTAGAAATGGTAATACATATTTTGCAGCTTTTCATCTTCTTAATTCCAACATTGCATTTCAAGCTCTCATGCTTCCTGTTGCCTTTGCCACTCTTGGTTGGTACGTGTATTACTCaacattattataattattattgtaaatCTCACACACACTTCTTCTATTTGACAACAATTTCTTTGGAGTTAGAGATTTCCTGCATTTCGGATACAAATTTTAACATCGACGAATAGAGACTTTGGTCTTCAATATCTACTCACGGGTTACATTTTGCCTTATAATTTCATCAATGATTTCAGGGCATGGGGCAGTGTGTGTTTGTCAATAGCATTCATTTGGCAATTCTATACCATATTTCTCCTAATTGAACTTCGTGAATCTGTCTCTGGAATTCGCCACAGTAGATACCTCTTCCTAAATAGATTTTCCCAAGATTTTCCCAACGCTCTCTAATTTGATCCATGGTCTGATAGTTTCAATCATTCATTTAGCATCTTAGGACAAATCCCTTCATTACCTGCTCCACTGTGTACCTCACTATATTTAGCGCTTCTGATATTTAATATGTCTCAACTACATTAGGTTCTCATTGTACATATATTTAATGGTTTGTTGGGTATCACTATCCGTCATGgaatgaaaatttgaaaattactATAGATGTAAAgccaaaaaataaagaacaatcAGGACTACACatcaaaatataagaaaaaaatgaattaaagcCAAATTTTGTactcttttataaaatattagtgaaaataaattaaaaatagtttttctatccaaaaattagataaaatgtataattttatttatgcatttttgtttttattttgaaaatcacCTATTAGCAATtcataaatagtttaattttcatgcacaaatagtataaataaaatttacagaTATAAAAGAGTAGAAAGTTAGCAGTTTAGTTCACATGTTGAGAATCACAAAGCGCAATATGGAGCATAAGAATTGTGATTTCCAACTAGCAGTGTTCATCATCTTCCCATGCCTCGGTTTAATCCTAACCTTCAACTACTTCATCTCATTCATCACATGGATCTTCAAGATGTGCCTCCGATCTGAAAAGCACCTCATCAAATCCTACGGTTCATGGGCTATAATCACCGGAGCAACCGATGGCATCGGAAAAGCCTTCGCTTACCAACTAGCACACAGAAATCTCAACCTAATTATCGTCAGTAGAAATTCAAAGAAACTCGAAACAGTTGAAAacgaaatcaaaacaaaataccCTCACGTTCAGATTAAAACCATCACTGTGGATTTTTCCGGCGACATTACGGTGGGTCTCCGGGAAATAGAAGTTTTGGGACGTGATTTGGATGTTGGAATTTTGATTAACAATGTGGGAATTACTTATCCTAAGGCTATGTTCTTTCATGAAGTGAAGGAGGAAATGTGGATGAAGATTGTTAGTGTGAACATTGAAAGTATGATGAGAGTAACGAAAGGTGTTTTGTGTGGGATGATGGAAAGGAAGAAGGGTATGATTGTAAATGTTGGGTCTGGTGCAGGGGTACTAGTGCCTTCACATCCTCTGTTTACAATCTATGCTGCAACTAAAGCGTAAGCTTTCTTTCTTTCATCAATTCTAGTACTGTAATTGAATTCAATCCTAGCACTATTATTGTCGACTCCTGTATTTTCAATCATTTTAGACTTAATGGCACTTACCATCCCAACTATTGTGAATATACacctggtttttttttttttttttatgcatcaaATTTTGATGGCCTCTTAAATTCTAAGGGGGGATAAAGTATAGTTCTGAAATAGAaccgtttgaaaattgaaccgaactgattttcagtttgaaaaaatGAATCGAACTAGTTTATAGTTcaaaaaccgaaccgaaccggttttacaaaatggtgaactggttttttattttgaatcgaaccgaaccggtttaatttagtttttttgttcatatcggccaaattttacataattacccctaattacttataaaaaaacaaatttggtttaagttttttgaaataaaaatcagttcggttcagttttttaaattgaaaaccagttcggtttagttcttgttttaaaaaatcagttcgaaaacagttcggttctcaatttttataaatcaattcagTTCAAATCCAGTTCAGTTCAGCAGTTTGAttcagtttttgatttttttgaacaCCCTATTAAATTCTACACAATTTAGTGCCGACAAAATTAGAAATGAGCTAAACTTGGGTGTGAGTGTGAAAGTTGGCAAAAAGCCAAAAACAGCAATGGCGAAAATCATACAATTGGAATACTCGATGgtttatgagaaaaatatacTCCCTCTATGTCAACTGAGAGAtccatttctaaaaatattttataagaaaatgtAGAGAATTAcaagtatattatatttaattaagaatttAACTTAAGTAGTATATGTGGACAAACTTCAAACATGCAGTTTTGTGGATCGATTTTCAAGATCTTTATACGTGGAGTACAAACAATATGGGATCGACGTACAATGCCAggtacatatatataaatttttttttactaaaaatatatataaacgtTTTagctttaaatttaataattatgcatatacattacaaaaaaaaattacatggtGATTTAATCATATACGACCATGCAGTAGTTATATAGTGAGATGttctacaaaataatataacaaaagaGAAATTATGTATTAGAGGAGGCCTATGCCTATTTTTTGTACACtgccattttattattaaacgATTTTTTAcagtataataatatttaaaaagcaAATTAAGTCGAGTTGTTATATAATTTCCATTTTATTGTGTGATTGGATCAAACTTTTTTCAAGCTAATtcattttacaaattttaaatggtATTTTAATGATTGATAACATTGATATGGAACGAAGCTCCCACTTTATGTTGCGACGAACATGGTATCAAAAGTAGCATATATTAGGAGAGAATCTTTATTCATACCAACACCTGAAGATTATGCAAGAGCTGCTATTCGTCAAATTGGGTATGGACCAAAGTGCACACCTTATTGGGCTCACTCAGTTCAATGGGCCTTTGCACGCTTAATCCCCGACCCACTTCTTGATTATTGGCGCCTGTCCATTGGTATGCGACGCAGGAATCACAAGCACTAGAGTTTGAATTTTACTTGTAACAATTGTTGGTATAAATAAGGTCATGTTATAATGTGATATATCTTTGTAAATGTAGCCAATTTGGTTGGTGTTCGGGAGGTTGGTAACTCTGAAATTTGAGTACAAAACACACACTTTTccaatgttatttatttatttataagctAAATGTTATTTCTTTAACTGCaatgatatatataatgttATGCAACACTTTAGTTTAGTTGTTTATAATAGAGTGAAATAGTTACGCATTTAcggtataaattaaatttatacgGTTAACCAACATAAATCAATTATCAATCTATCTATGTATATATtgtatctgtttttttttttttaatataaaaactaCCTCATACTCCATTATTATTGTGTTATATTTTTTcgtttttttaatatgaatatgaCATGAAGGACTTTACTTTATGCCCCTCTCTATATTTTCTTATggcaatatttttttaagtgtatGAAGAGCTTAAGCAAGTTGTAGTGTTTTGTTTGTCTCTAATATATGGTTTTAGGGGGAAATAGACTTTATAACTAATCTAGAGTTCTATTGTGTGGACGAGGAAAATTTAATAAGGATTGTTTCAGCTTGAGTTTTAACTTTGTGTGTgtaatcaaattatataattttaaaaatgttttatgaataatataataaaatgatttaatgATAAAGTTAATATAGATAAATTGATCTCTAATATGGTAAGCCTCGGTCAAATTAGTCGTTGGATTttgtaaaataacaaataaataattaaaattataaaatattaatcaaataatatatatttaaattttaaccgTTATAAACTATGATGTGGcatgttaattaaatatgtgACTCATATGCGTTATCTCGTATCAATGTCATTACAACATCAACtaatttttctttgaaatttaaatatttgatggACTATAAAAAATTAGTGTCCGCAAAATTACAATTACTCAAAAATTTGCTTTGAGATGACAAAATTTCATTGAAATTTTTATCTACACGAACATGACATTACACGAATATGACATTGATGTTATGGATCAATGTTCATAAGTCATATGAGTGCcacatcaaaatatttaactacAAAAATTAACTGAAATGccattttaattgatattttaaaatttcaaatatttatttgttgatttgCAAAATTGAAAGATTAATAGTAAGATAAGTATAAATACTCGTATCAAACTTAATCAAACTAAATCACGTGAACATGAACATTGTATATCAATCAAATTCGTTTAGCTATAACTTTCTTTTTCTAGTCTAAGCACTTCTTTTGCTTGTACTTACAATTGAGATGTTCATTAATCTTAAGGATCTCTATTTGTATTTAGAGgcaaaatctaaattttaattgtcGTAATGTGGATAATAATCCTAATTTTTGGTTTGTTCTTTACATGAAAATAAATACCTTAAGAAATgcaaagaataattaaataactaatttgacttctttttctgTCTATATAATTAGTTTGACCTTAACAACCCCTTTTAAATATTTCCTTTCAAATATACTTTTGTATAATCAAGTTTcaaatatattgaattatttcttttgtataaatattattattgtgaaTGATTAATCAAGAGAGAAAAACAGGGAGATTCGGTAAGTTCGAAAGGCTAAGTAAGAATGTTTTGTTAagaaatgttaatattttattgagaaTCAGTATGTGTTGTTCATTAGTTCAGATTGTTGTTTTGTTGGAGCTTATTTTCATTCTCGTTTGTTTTAGttgtattttattgattacTTTAGTATGACTTATTGCTGAATAGATGGTAATAGAACTATTTATAGCTTTTTctcaacaaacaaacaaaaacaaaaccgTAGatgaacaaaataataattgatgtcATTTGTGTATAGATAATAAATTACAGGGggtcattaattttttttcgcTTTATCAACTATTCAATGTATACGAGTCAAATTCTTCTATGAGAGGTAGAAATTGAATCTCCACtctaacaagaaaaaaaaatctttaatatgTGACAACTAGTGCACTCCTTAAAATAAtgggagttttttttttctttttttacggAAAAATAAGTGTGTTATACAACTAAGTTAGTTACAACAAAGGATGAAACATAATCAGGTTATTCCTCAATCACAATATTAGTAgaagataaagaaaatttagCTAAACAATGTGTAGCAACATTTGGACTACGTCTAACATTGACTAAACATAGATGAATGATAAAGAGAA
It includes:
- the LOC101509422 gene encoding very-long-chain 3-oxoacyl-CoA reductase-like protein At1g24470; protein product: MLRITKRNMEHKNCDFQLAVFIIFPCLGLILTFNYFISFITWIFKMCLRSEKHLIKSYGSWAIITGATDGIGKAFAYQLAHRNLNLIIVSRNSKKLETVENEIKTKYPHVQIKTITVDFSGDITVGLREIEVLGRDLDVGILINNVGITYPKAMFFHEVKEEMWMKIVSVNIESMMRVTKGVLCGMMERKKGMIVNVGSGAGVLVPSHPLFTIYAATKAFVDRFSRSLYVEYKQYGIDVQCQLPLYVATNMVSKVAYIRRESLFIPTPEDYARAAIRQIGYGPKCTPYWAHSVQWAFARLIPDPLLDYWRLSIGMRRRNHKH